A region of Planococcus sp. MSAK28401 DNA encodes the following proteins:
- a CDS encoding phosphatase PAP2 family protein, with amino-acid sequence MDRETKLSGFAFIVLLVGLGLAALFITLFAELADEMLEQELAVFDAVVIQLLEIISSDWMDTAMFVITELGSVWFLVLMSLGVLWILGYKMRDKWGALFYLVAVGGGSLLTVLLKHFFSRERPSINETIDAVGYSFPSGHSMGSLIFYGFLIYLVIRTKQNPWLQWVSVFGLSVLIVLIGTSRIYLGAHFPSDVIAGYIAGTIWLVLSLVALEWIQWHQRSPVPPVTALRKVLAPVYRAVINKL; translated from the coding sequence CTTCTAGTGGGTCTTGGGCTTGCGGCATTGTTCATTACGCTGTTTGCGGAACTGGCCGATGAAATGCTTGAACAGGAATTGGCTGTGTTCGATGCAGTGGTCATTCAATTACTGGAAATAATCAGCAGCGACTGGATGGATACAGCGATGTTCGTCATCACCGAACTTGGGTCTGTGTGGTTTCTGGTGTTGATGTCGCTTGGTGTCTTATGGATTTTAGGTTACAAGATGCGCGACAAATGGGGCGCCCTGTTTTATTTGGTGGCAGTCGGCGGTGGATCGCTGTTGACAGTGCTATTGAAGCATTTCTTTAGCCGGGAGCGGCCGAGCATCAACGAAACGATCGATGCGGTCGGCTATAGTTTCCCCAGCGGCCATTCGATGGGCTCGCTAATTTTTTACGGCTTTCTTATTTATTTGGTCATCCGAACCAAGCAGAATCCGTGGCTGCAATGGGTATCGGTTTTCGGGCTCAGTGTATTGATCGTGCTGATCGGGACCAGCCGGATTTACCTCGGCGCACATTTTCCAAGCGATGTCATCGCAGGCTATATCGCCGGAACCATCTGGCTTGTATTGAGCTTGGTGGCACTCGAATGGATCCAATGGCATCAAAGAAGCCCTGTGCCGCCTGTTACCGCTTTACGGAAAGTATTGGCACCGGTCTACCGGGCCGTTATCAATAAATTGTAA
- a CDS encoding DUF3784 domain-containing protein: protein MDEIKSGVIVIGGVAVIMALLGLYMLQGKGTFLIAGYNTMPKEEKAKYDGPAMARFIGKLLFALAFSMLFWLAGMLLEKSWMFYIGVALFLGFTGAALIYMNTGGRFLKRPSASEHEKNK from the coding sequence ATGGATGAAATCAAATCGGGCGTAATAGTCATCGGTGGGGTGGCAGTCATAATGGCGCTCCTGGGGCTTTATATGCTGCAAGGGAAGGGCACATTTTTAATCGCCGGCTATAACACGATGCCGAAAGAAGAAAAAGCGAAATATGATGGGCCGGCGATGGCTCGTTTTATCGGGAAATTGTTATTTGCTTTGGCATTCAGCATGCTGTTTTGGCTTGCGGGCATGCTGCTCGAGAAAAGTTGGATGTTCTATATCGGCGTTGCCTTGTTTCTTGGATTTACCGGAGCGGCTTTGATTTATATGAATACAGGCGGGCGTTTTTTGAAACGTCCATCTGCCAGCGAACATGAAAAAAACAAGTGA
- a CDS encoding STAS domain-containing protein translates to MKKEITVGAAELKWDLETGEVLFDGGDVVFFWTSAMETFFDTIREITGTEATDLVLETTGFRQGIVVGEGFRELKNIDASNVVEWISNTYAPAGWGKVEIVEMDVENYTFTMHIQDDWEFKMNQLNRKGTKGIFVPSHYAGVLTGLFGQNFWYRTIRYQNEEQAYSIVEYYPSEVTVQQNIRELARRQEDQQIRLLEEMVDEKTQRLQKLVRELSSPVIPVLEGIIVVPMIGSYDEDRTEDLINNTLTELPRHKAEFLLLDLTGLNRNISEHTAQLIDKLAAAARLLGTETILVGVSPELAMIITRTMQDLSKFEALQSLQHGIYYALGRSGRSISQKNK, encoded by the coding sequence ATGAAAAAAGAAATCACAGTCGGCGCAGCCGAGTTAAAATGGGATTTGGAAACGGGAGAAGTGCTCTTTGACGGCGGCGATGTCGTCTTTTTCTGGACTTCCGCCATGGAAACGTTTTTCGATACGATCCGGGAAATTACCGGTACCGAAGCGACCGACCTGGTGCTTGAGACAACCGGATTCAGGCAAGGTATTGTTGTCGGAGAAGGCTTCCGGGAACTGAAGAATATCGATGCCAGCAATGTTGTCGAATGGATTTCCAATACTTATGCCCCGGCCGGTTGGGGGAAAGTAGAGATCGTTGAGATGGACGTTGAAAACTATACATTCACGATGCATATACAAGATGATTGGGAATTCAAAATGAACCAATTGAATCGCAAAGGCACTAAAGGCATTTTCGTTCCCTCCCATTATGCCGGCGTCTTGACGGGATTATTCGGCCAGAATTTCTGGTACCGGACCATCCGCTATCAAAATGAGGAACAAGCTTACAGCATTGTGGAATACTATCCATCAGAGGTCACCGTTCAGCAAAATATCCGGGAACTGGCGAGACGGCAAGAAGATCAACAGATTCGTTTGCTCGAAGAGATGGTCGATGAAAAGACCCAGAGGCTCCAGAAACTGGTGCGCGAACTTTCTTCACCCGTCATTCCGGTGCTTGAAGGAATCATTGTGGTGCCGATGATTGGAAGCTACGACGAAGACCGGACAGAAGACCTGATCAACAACACATTAACCGAACTGCCGAGACATAAAGCGGAATTTCTGTTGCTCGACCTGACAGGATTGAACCGAAATATCTCAGAGCACACTGCGCAATTGATCGATAAATTGGCAGCGGCCGCGCGCTTGCTCGGTACTGAGACGATTTTAGTCGGCGTCTCGCCGGAGCTCGCCATGATCATTACACGGACGATGCAGGATCTGTCGAAATTCGAAGCCTTGCAGAGTCTGCAGCACGGTATTTATTATGCGCTTGGCCGTAGCGGGCGTTCCATCAGCCAAAAAAACAAGTGA
- a CDS encoding MEDS domain-containing protein has translation MNQKMSDFTETLRQTDYAHILYLTDQTDIYIENAVSYVLDGVRNGDRVLFVENPRIYPQIQKKLQELLTAEELDLIHYVNNFDFYWRKGNFHPEAILEYFESIVGSFTADGRQCRTWGHIEWGSQEDIEQKIIEYETEIDRSVPRRKVVSVCAYNARRVSDSLRERLMYCHGYLMKDQSISALSFYDDKKARN, from the coding sequence ATGAACCAAAAAATGAGTGATTTTACCGAAACCTTGCGCCAGACAGACTATGCCCATATTTTATACCTGACGGATCAAACAGATATTTATATAGAAAATGCCGTATCTTACGTCCTGGACGGCGTCCGGAATGGCGATCGTGTCTTGTTCGTCGAAAACCCCCGGATTTATCCCCAGATTCAAAAAAAACTTCAGGAGCTATTGACTGCCGAAGAGCTGGATTTGATCCATTATGTCAATAACTTCGATTTCTATTGGCGCAAAGGGAACTTCCACCCCGAGGCCATTTTGGAATATTTCGAGAGCATAGTCGGATCCTTCACTGCGGATGGCCGGCAGTGCCGGACATGGGGCCATATCGAATGGGGCAGCCAAGAAGATATCGAACAGAAAATTATCGAGTACGAAACGGAAATCGACCGCTCCGTTCCACGGCGTAAAGTCGTTTCCGTTTGCGCATACAATGCGCGACGTGTCTCGGATAGCTTGCGTGAACGACTCATGTATTGCCATGGTTATTTGATGAAAGACCAAAGCATTTCCGCATTATCTTTTTATGACGATAAAAAAGCCCGGAATTAA
- a CDS encoding SDR family NAD(P)-dependent oxidoreductase encodes MSIFDKQALAEKHILITGATGGIGWETAKAVAQMGAKLTITGRDADKLKQLENELKTMMDDNQLHAQTADLTDPHGREHLIRTAEAQLGFIGGLVNSAGAAGGKQVEELDQEFLEHLMNINYTSTFMLTQLVYRRMMEEGRGDIVNLASLSGLRGTAGNTAYAASKFAVVGWTQSMALEAIEHGVRVNAVCPGYVDTEMARASIQRKAERKGISVEQAMEEAQSGIPSNRLSTPQEVAQTIAFLLTDAAPNIVGESVKISGGSVMR; translated from the coding sequence ATGAGCATTTTTGATAAACAAGCATTAGCAGAAAAACATATACTGATCACTGGCGCGACTGGCGGCATCGGCTGGGAAACAGCCAAGGCAGTTGCACAGATGGGAGCGAAACTGACAATTACTGGGCGCGATGCGGATAAACTGAAGCAGTTGGAAAATGAATTGAAAACCATGATGGATGATAATCAACTGCATGCCCAAACGGCAGATTTGACGGATCCTCATGGCCGCGAACATCTGATCAGAACCGCTGAAGCGCAGCTCGGCTTTATCGGTGGTTTGGTCAATTCGGCCGGAGCAGCTGGCGGCAAGCAAGTGGAAGAACTGGACCAAGAATTTCTGGAGCACCTGATGAACATCAATTACACATCTACGTTTATGCTGACGCAATTGGTGTACCGGCGCATGATGGAAGAAGGGAGAGGTGATATTGTCAATCTTGCTTCTCTTTCTGGTCTTCGTGGAACTGCCGGAAACACGGCCTACGCAGCAAGCAAATTCGCGGTGGTCGGTTGGACGCAATCAATGGCCTTGGAAGCGATTGAACATGGCGTCCGCGTCAATGCGGTATGCCCGGGATATGTCGATACAGAAATGGCTAGGGCGAGCATTCAAAGAAAGGCGGAACGCAAAGGGATTTCTGTTGAGCAGGCGATGGAAGAAGCGCAGTCAGGGATTCCGTCAAACCGGTTGTCAACTCCTCAAGAAGTCGCCCAAACGATTGCATTTCTATTAACGGATGCCGCCCCGAATATCGTCGGTGAATCGGTGAAGATTTCCGGCGGCAGCGTCATGAGATAA
- a CDS encoding LTA synthase family protein, with translation MKTIDYWVYLAFSAFKLFLFSLYTDTPFSFGFFLISFSSALILSSWTLLIDARKRRWILLSLLALHSILLISDVWYYRYFGDLLSVQLIPSMTQMNDVGGGFLSLIRWTDFFFFADFLLFLAFIFVLRKRRTTTTQTTNGKLAAAIAASGVLIFAAPLLTSIAKGERWLTGDATSNMREYYELGFWGYHGYDFGKGVVSIFREPEPSEQDEALLLEAAAELNTKNSGEQPNIILVQLESLQSSVIGQEIGGEEVTPYLNQLEEEMLYFPSFHHQTHEGRTSDAEFVINTSLHPLRTGSVYTRFPDSTFAPLPEALRKGGYDTAAMHAYEASFWNRNTVYEHIGFSRFFSEKDYPDTEKIGMAINDEDFFRTSVEHIQKLEEPYYAFMIALSSHIPFTIPEDKKELAMPGYEDELVQNYYHTVHYVDGAVEVLVDELKQQDMWDDSLVIFYGDHDSGLTEQGREMASNLDANGVTEQFELFRQVPLWIKPPNLTEGETVETVGGQIDLAPTILELAGIDQGFMLGTSLLSDTERLVVFRDGSFRKGDVYFKPDLTSTSGSGECYSIDSGEKINGADCEPYIEDALDQLRISDTVIEDNALDYIEQ, from the coding sequence ATGAAAACAATTGATTACTGGGTCTATTTGGCCTTTTCCGCATTTAAATTATTTCTTTTCAGCTTGTACACCGATACCCCGTTCAGCTTCGGCTTTTTTCTGATCAGCTTCTCGAGCGCATTGATTCTTTCGAGCTGGACTTTATTGATCGATGCCCGCAAGCGGCGCTGGATTTTACTATCGCTTTTGGCGCTGCACAGCATCCTGCTGATTTCGGACGTCTGGTATTACCGCTATTTCGGCGATCTATTATCTGTTCAATTAATTCCATCAATGACGCAAATGAATGACGTAGGCGGTGGATTCTTGAGCTTGATCCGCTGGACGGACTTTTTCTTCTTTGCCGACTTCCTGCTATTTCTCGCCTTCATATTCGTCTTAAGAAAGCGCCGCACAACGACAACACAGACGACAAATGGCAAACTGGCAGCGGCGATTGCTGCAAGCGGCGTGCTAATATTTGCCGCACCACTCCTCACAAGCATTGCAAAAGGCGAACGCTGGCTGACAGGAGATGCCACCAGCAATATGCGTGAATACTATGAGCTTGGATTTTGGGGCTACCATGGCTATGATTTCGGAAAAGGCGTCGTTTCCATTTTCCGTGAGCCGGAACCATCCGAACAAGACGAAGCCCTGCTCCTGGAAGCTGCCGCAGAACTCAACACGAAAAACAGCGGCGAGCAGCCGAATATTATCCTCGTCCAGTTGGAATCGCTGCAGAGCTCAGTTATCGGCCAGGAAATCGGCGGCGAAGAAGTGACGCCTTACTTGAACCAACTTGAGGAGGAAATGCTGTACTTCCCTTCTTTCCACCATCAGACCCATGAAGGGCGTACATCGGATGCAGAGTTTGTCATCAACACCTCGCTGCATCCATTGCGCACAGGTTCTGTCTATACGCGGTTCCCAGACAGCACCTTCGCCCCGCTTCCGGAAGCTTTGCGAAAAGGCGGCTACGATACAGCGGCCATGCATGCTTATGAAGCAAGTTTTTGGAACCGCAATACCGTCTATGAACATATCGGCTTTTCCCGCTTCTTCAGCGAAAAGGATTACCCCGATACGGAAAAAATCGGCATGGCGATCAACGATGAAGATTTCTTCCGGACGTCGGTCGAACATATCCAAAAATTAGAAGAACCCTATTACGCGTTCATGATCGCCTTGAGCAGCCATATCCCTTTTACGATTCCTGAAGATAAAAAAGAGTTGGCGATGCCAGGTTATGAAGATGAGCTGGTACAGAATTATTACCATACTGTCCATTATGTCGATGGTGCGGTCGAAGTGCTCGTCGATGAATTGAAGCAGCAAGACATGTGGGATGATTCGCTGGTCATTTTCTACGGCGACCATGACAGCGGATTGACCGAACAAGGCCGTGAGATGGCGAGCAATCTCGATGCCAATGGAGTGACAGAGCAGTTTGAATTGTTCCGCCAAGTTCCTCTATGGATCAAGCCGCCAAATCTGACGGAAGGCGAAACGGTCGAGACCGTCGGCGGCCAAATCGACTTGGCACCGACGATCCTGGAACTTGCAGGGATCGACCAAGGCTTCATGCTCGGCACTTCACTTTTGTCGGATACCGAAAGACTGGTCGTTTTCCGCGATGGCTCGTTCCGAAAGGGCGATGTGTATTTCAAACCGGATTTGACCTCTACATCCGGATCAGGTGAATGCTACTCAATCGACAGCGGCGAAAAAATCAACGGTGCCGATTGTGAACCATATATCGAAGATGCGCTCGATCAATTGCGCATTTCAGATACCGTGATCGAAGACAATGCACTGGACTATATCGAACAATGA
- a CDS encoding Glu/Leu/Phe/Val family dehydrogenase → MPVKEVKNGVELTNPLEIVQRMLEVATQELKLPQGVYEILKKPKRILKVSIPVRMDDGTYREFEGYRSQHLDVLGPTKGGVRFHPGVTEDEVAALSIWMSMKAAILGIPYGGGKGGIVVNPKELSERELEELSRGFIRELEPIMGPEKDIPAPDVNTTPQIMGWMIDEFSRLKGKNVPGTITGKPLILGGSEGRVEATGRGVVFTIEDAAKKLGLELEGMTAVVQGFGNVGSITAKLLHERGVKVLGIVDAGGGIYHKDGLPIEELIGYAQTTGTVAGYNGYGSLSNEELFAADVDILVPAALENQITSVTGPTIRAKIVAEAANGPTTPEGNVAMEKNGITVIPDILCNAGGVTVSYFEWVQNTTHLRWTEQEVNERLHTEMTEAFNDVYEMKEQKGSTMREAAYLVAVERIALAMEARGWI, encoded by the coding sequence ATGCCGGTAAAAGAAGTGAAAAATGGCGTCGAACTTACGAACCCGCTTGAAATTGTCCAACGCATGCTTGAAGTAGCGACGCAGGAACTCAAATTGCCGCAAGGGGTGTACGAAATCCTCAAAAAACCGAAGCGCATCTTGAAAGTATCGATTCCAGTGCGCATGGATGACGGGACGTACCGTGAATTCGAAGGTTACCGCTCCCAGCATTTGGACGTGCTCGGCCCGACGAAAGGCGGCGTACGGTTCCATCCGGGAGTGACAGAAGATGAAGTAGCCGCCTTATCGATTTGGATGTCAATGAAAGCGGCCATTCTCGGAATCCCTTATGGCGGCGGTAAAGGCGGAATCGTCGTGAATCCGAAAGAGCTGTCCGAACGGGAACTCGAGGAATTGTCACGGGGCTTTATCCGCGAACTCGAACCGATCATGGGGCCTGAAAAAGATATCCCGGCGCCAGACGTCAACACGACGCCTCAGATCATGGGGTGGATGATCGATGAATTTTCCCGCCTGAAAGGAAAAAATGTGCCCGGTACGATTACCGGCAAGCCATTGATTCTTGGAGGATCGGAAGGCCGCGTCGAAGCAACCGGGCGCGGTGTCGTCTTCACCATCGAAGATGCCGCCAAGAAACTAGGACTTGAACTCGAAGGCATGACCGCAGTCGTCCAAGGTTTTGGGAATGTTGGATCGATCACCGCCAAACTATTACACGAACGCGGCGTGAAAGTGCTCGGCATTGTGGACGCTGGCGGCGGCATTTACCATAAAGACGGCCTGCCGATCGAAGAGTTGATCGGGTACGCCCAAACAACCGGCACAGTTGCGGGATACAATGGCTATGGATCACTCAGCAACGAGGAATTGTTTGCGGCCGATGTGGATATCCTCGTGCCCGCTGCGCTCGAAAACCAGATCACTTCAGTTACCGGCCCGACCATCCGCGCCAAGATCGTGGCGGAAGCGGCAAACGGCCCGACGACGCCAGAAGGCAACGTTGCAATGGAAAAGAATGGGATCACGGTCATTCCCGACATTTTGTGCAATGCAGGCGGAGTCACGGTTTCCTATTTCGAATGGGTACAGAACACAACCCATCTGCGCTGGACCGAACAAGAAGTGAATGAGCGGCTCCACACTGAAATGACAGAGGCCTTTAATGATGTCTATGAAATGAAAGAACAAAAAGGCAGCACCATGCGCGAAGCAGCCTATTTGGTCGCTGTCGAACGCATCGCCCTAGCAATGGAAGCACGCGGCTGGATTTAA
- a CDS encoding GNAT family N-acetyltransferase — MNETIRQLTGDDLQALQDMDTGIDDDYVIRVFDRISTGPNRLFGLFHDGRLASIGGYTIFAGSYAMLGRMRSDVRFRGLSLSSRLMAHVRDAALDHPGIRFVGANTQEFNLPAQRVLEKIGLSRQAELFSAIAENVETFETAGAPWRKIESADEKMGWLEAVYIRSERVFPFECYYPFPASPDLFSSQALEQWDFYENPARDRIVITKHDVKKYDYLHTLYPWEDLFEQPGLWETLHEPLEKIRLGSVEGAFVWMDLTRKQAGKLPEGHPFDLPSPWFLYGTDIH; from the coding sequence ATGAACGAAACGATCCGCCAGTTGACCGGCGATGATTTACAGGCTTTGCAAGACATGGATACCGGCATCGATGATGATTATGTTATCCGGGTATTCGACCGGATTTCCACAGGGCCTAACCGTTTATTCGGTTTGTTCCACGACGGCCGCCTGGCGAGTATCGGGGGCTATACCATTTTCGCGGGCAGTTATGCCATGCTCGGACGCATGCGGAGCGATGTGCGCTTCCGCGGCCTCAGCCTATCCTCCCGTTTGATGGCCCATGTCCGTGATGCGGCACTCGATCATCCGGGCATCCGTTTTGTCGGCGCCAATACACAGGAGTTCAATCTCCCGGCACAACGCGTTCTGGAAAAAATCGGGCTGTCCCGCCAAGCTGAACTATTTTCTGCAATTGCAGAGAACGTGGAAACTTTCGAAACCGCTGGCGCCCCTTGGCGAAAAATTGAAAGCGCCGATGAGAAGATGGGCTGGCTCGAGGCGGTCTACATCCGTTCGGAGCGGGTCTTTCCCTTCGAATGCTATTACCCGTTTCCCGCAAGCCCTGACCTATTTTCTAGCCAAGCGCTTGAACAATGGGACTTCTATGAAAATCCGGCCCGTGACCGGATCGTCATCACCAAACACGATGTGAAGAAATATGATTATTTGCACACGCTTTATCCTTGGGAAGATTTATTCGAACAGCCGGGATTATGGGAAACTTTACACGAACCCCTCGAGAAGATCCGTCTCGGTTCCGTGGAAGGCGCATTTGTCTGGATGGACTTGACCCGCAAGCAGGCAGGCAAACTGCCAGAAGGCCATCCGTTTGATCTCCCCTCGCCTTGGTTTTTATACGGCACGGATATCCATTAA
- a CDS encoding VOC family protein, which translates to MAIHPQVIFNGNCKEVLSYYEGVFGVSDVSVIHYGDNPGSKLDEDLKELILEAAIPLYGNYLLLSDAMPGKPATFGSNFHVSVRSEQLGEMKADFNKLAESGKVIFEFEESYWSEAYGVVEDKFGVQWQFDYRKSETGDKEQNPVE; encoded by the coding sequence GTGGCGATTCATCCACAAGTCATTTTTAACGGAAACTGCAAAGAAGTGCTGTCTTATTATGAAGGCGTGTTTGGCGTATCCGATGTTTCCGTCATCCATTACGGAGACAATCCAGGATCAAAACTCGACGAGGATTTAAAGGAATTGATCCTGGAGGCCGCAATTCCACTCTACGGCAATTACTTATTGCTGTCGGACGCAATGCCCGGAAAACCTGCGACATTCGGCAGTAATTTTCACGTGTCCGTCCGTTCGGAACAATTGGGTGAAATGAAAGCCGATTTCAATAAGCTGGCAGAAAGCGGCAAAGTGATCTTTGAATTCGAGGAGAGCTATTGGAGCGAAGCATACGGCGTCGTAGAAGATAAATTCGGTGTGCAATGGCAGTTCGATTATCGTAAATCTGAAACGGGAGACAAGGAACAAAATCCCGTCGAATAA
- a CDS encoding PPK2 family polyphosphate kinase: MDTQQYKVKDGRHVDLADWATHENKGSESDHIEQQLKGTIEELKKWHARLHAEEEKGIVVALQAMDAAGKDEAITYLFSNLTAQGLKVTTLGKPTEEELKHDYLWRLHKALPERGQIGILNRSHYEEVIATRVHNLLEEEPLPNQLIDGEVWNRRYRQINEFERYMFENGFPFVKFFFNISKEEQTTRLLERMKNPEKNWEFSFSDVEEREHWEDYQDIFGDMLTHTSTDHAPWYILPADDEMYSRLIIARVMVEMLEEINPELPEISGKQKDKLKHYIDKLEKETE, encoded by the coding sequence TTGGATACTCAACAATACAAAGTGAAGGATGGGCGCCACGTAGACTTGGCAGATTGGGCGACACATGAAAATAAAGGATCGGAATCCGATCACATCGAACAGCAATTGAAGGGAACGATCGAAGAACTGAAAAAATGGCATGCCCGACTTCATGCAGAAGAAGAAAAAGGCATTGTGGTGGCCCTTCAGGCGATGGACGCGGCTGGAAAAGACGAAGCCATCACTTATCTGTTCTCGAATTTGACCGCCCAAGGGCTGAAAGTGACGACGCTCGGAAAGCCGACGGAAGAGGAATTGAAGCATGATTATTTATGGCGCTTGCACAAGGCCTTGCCGGAGCGCGGGCAAATCGGCATTTTAAACCGTTCCCATTACGAAGAAGTCATTGCGACGCGTGTCCATAATCTGCTCGAAGAAGAGCCCTTGCCGAATCAATTGATCGATGGTGAAGTATGGAACCGTCGCTACCGGCAAATCAACGAATTTGAGCGGTACATGTTCGAAAACGGTTTTCCGTTTGTGAAATTCTTCTTTAATATTTCCAAAGAAGAACAAACCACGCGCCTGCTCGAACGGATGAAAAACCCAGAGAAGAATTGGGAGTTTTCCTTCAGCGATGTCGAAGAACGCGAGCATTGGGAGGATTACCAGGACATATTTGGGGATATGCTGACACACACCTCTACAGATCATGCCCCTTGGTACATATTGCCGGCAGATGATGAAATGTATTCCCGTTTGATTATCGCCCGAGTGATGGTGGAGATGTTGGAAGAAATTAACCCGGAATTACCGGAAATCAGCGGCAAGCAAAAAGACAAGCTCAAGCATTACATCGATAAGCTGGAAAAGGAAACAGAATGA
- a CDS encoding EAL domain-containing protein → MDPLDIIDNMDKIMPVFQPIVSAVKHDVIGYELLGRYIEPDGIKSLGDFFNDPEVPDEYKTEVDQRLLEMALDQLLLQNNDCLLFINRNARQLMAGDGEDFLKTLLKYRKRGFPLERIVLEITEHDFNDDFDTLNHLLLYFKTFGIQIAVDHAGAKSSNIDRIRQLRPHILKIDMSISRHHQPDAFQDIIHSLSMLAHRIGARLLYEYIEDNHQLYFAWKHGGHYYQGYYLAHPNPALLTTDSLSIHVGHHVKEFVHREKAMVSERLAYTARSEDKLKRLTGKWQSPDYADLFIKEVLPLFEAESFRIYICNSDGEQVSSNFRKTAGSWQSEPQQIGSHWAFRPYFLENMMLMKVSHKGRLSDIYADIETGEMIRTFSYPLSDACFLFVDLSYEFISENGYLLFQ, encoded by the coding sequence ATGGATCCGTTAGACATCATCGACAATATGGACAAAATTATGCCGGTGTTCCAGCCGATCGTCAGTGCCGTCAAACACGACGTCATCGGTTACGAACTGCTCGGCCGCTACATAGAACCGGACGGAATCAAATCACTCGGCGATTTCTTCAACGACCCGGAAGTTCCGGACGAGTACAAAACAGAAGTGGACCAAAGGCTGCTCGAAATGGCACTCGATCAATTGCTGCTGCAAAACAATGACTGCCTGTTGTTCATCAATCGCAACGCCCGCCAGCTGATGGCAGGAGACGGCGAAGATTTCCTGAAAACCTTGCTCAAATACCGCAAACGCGGATTCCCGCTCGAACGCATTGTCCTTGAAATTACCGAGCATGATTTCAATGATGATTTCGATACACTCAACCACTTGCTCTTGTATTTCAAGACTTTCGGCATCCAGATTGCTGTCGATCATGCCGGCGCGAAAAGTTCGAATATCGACCGCATCCGGCAGTTGCGGCCGCATATCCTGAAAATCGATATGAGCATCAGCCGGCACCACCAGCCCGACGCTTTCCAGGACATCATCCATTCGTTATCGATGCTTGCCCACCGTATCGGCGCACGGCTGTTGTATGAATATATAGAAGATAACCATCAATTGTATTTCGCCTGGAAACACGGCGGCCATTACTACCAAGGCTATTATCTGGCTCATCCGAACCCTGCCCTGCTGACGACGGATTCCTTGTCCATCCACGTGGGTCATCACGTAAAGGAATTTGTCCACCGCGAAAAAGCGATGGTCAGCGAACGCTTGGCCTATACCGCCCGTTCCGAAGATAAACTCAAACGATTGACGGGCAAATGGCAAAGCCCAGACTATGCCGACCTGTTCATCAAGGAAGTGCTGCCGCTTTTCGAGGCGGAAAGTTTCCGTATCTACATCTGCAACAGCGACGGGGAACAAGTCTCCTCCAACTTCCGGAAAACAGCCGGAAGCTGGCAAAGCGAACCGCAGCAAATTGGTTCACATTGGGCTTTTCGCCCTTATTTCTTGGAGAATATGATGCTCATGAAAGTGAGCCATAAAGGACGCCTATCGGATATTTACGCTGATATCGAAACAGGGGAAATGATCCGCACTTTCAGCTATCCGCTGTCGGATGCATGCTTCCTGTTCGTCGATCTAAGCTACGAATTCATTTCCGAGAATGGTTATCTATTGTTCCAATAA